A genomic stretch from Mauremys mutica isolate MM-2020 ecotype Southern chromosome 18, ASM2049712v1, whole genome shotgun sequence includes:
- the LOC123352613 gene encoding uncharacterized protein LOC123352613 encodes MRALRQRLLAFQQAKVDQTFLNERKNLYIMKLIFELILIWGLMKTSRFQCVLEKEYFCSSIPDNFPEGLTSVLFVVTKIGVINSSVFNSPNLKSVTSLALANSGITRIEPGAFYAFRSLIKLSLYQNNLTTVMASWLSKPGHLENLTVSQNVIQEIGPHMLSSFSNLTTLNLASNRIHMIAGGSLKNLSKLTFIDLSGNNLSTLTRHVFSGLMSPIMKLGDNPWNCSCELQDFGLFLQELMNASVLEDASSVVCQSPQALKGIPVWNISDFNCPPILTSTSFENDFYKVGLPAMLLCLVLFSFLLLLLLLWKVKRDKKQVQPGKEATVENSHEKLTGHLNKMTERLRSRGLSDEKVQTTVKIDKIQQNRMQKTRAKSASPILLRTEFQHSSSQPHRPTDGNQEQPKTFCTVIDEKACMKNEDCNNVMELWYFNSLQDCNKKAMRNHNANTSPTELCIETPKKDSSELLKQSLQDHGISQVHWNDEIKGRGNMENAEPLLYLSVASTTEESPSVPGTKQKDAVSRNVNMRLCSLRRVLTWPYEKSKRDESQNTLNSDDFFKAPFCMLTSDPGVPAAVRKTEVKDEQNQYNFYLHTVKEQKAIHDYSSGKPNLKKEAKPANKLVSPLKKGAKQIATMENACISVPGKGFRGSETVKKNKNNKDIPLQAGFCRDSLHSPASSDKSGHTSSPCDNTLLENNEYTFIDLLHEVVENRGRWTRQRWKQTHQVRIASHPPMKSK; translated from the exons ATGCGAGCTCTCAGGCAAAGGTTATTAGCGTTCCAACAAGCAAAAGTTGACCAGacctttttaaatgaaaggaagAATTTGTACATCATGAAAT TGATTTTTGAGCTTATTTTGATTTGGGGACTGATGAAGACTTCAAGATTCCAGTGTGTGCTAGAAAAGGAGTATTTCTGCTCTTCCATTCCAGACA ATTTTCCAGAAGGCCTGACGTCTGTTCTCTTTGTTGTAACAAAGATTGGGGTTATCAACTCAAGTGTCTTCAACAGCCCAAACTTGAAATCTGTCACCAGTCTAGCTCTAGCAAACAGTGGCATCACAAGAATTGAACCTGGAGCCTTTTACGCTTTCCGTAGTCTCATCAAACTCAGTTTATATCAAAATAATCTGACTACAGTTATGGCTTCTTGGCTTTCCAAACCAGGACACTTAGAAAACCTTACAGTGTCTCAGAACGTCATTCAGGAAATAGGCCCCCATATGTTGTCCAGTTTCTCTAACCTGACAACCCTTAATTTAGCTAGCAACAGAATTCATATGATTGCAGGTGGAAGTTTGAAGAATTTGTCTAAGCTAACTTTTATTGATCTATCTGGTAATAACTTATCTACCTTAACAAGACATGTGTTCAGTGGGCTGATGTCTCCAATAATGAAACTGGGGGACAATCCATGGAACTGTTCCTGTGAACTTCAAGATTTTGGATTATTTTTGCAAG AGCTGATGAATGCTTCTGTGTTGGAAGATGCTTCGTCTGTGGTGTGTCAGAGCCCACAAGCCCTGAAGGGAATTCCTGTTTGGAACATCTCTGACTTTAACTGCCCACCTATTCTCACATCAACATCATTTGAGAATGACTTCTATAAAGTTGGATTGCCAGCAATGCTTCTATGTTTAG tgttgttttcatttcttttgcTGCTTCTCCTGCTCTGGAAGGTGAAACGAGATAAAAAGCAAGTGCAGCCAGGTAAAGAAGCTACTGTTGAAAATAGCCATGAAAAACTAACAGGCCACCTTAACAAGATGACAGAGAGACTGAGGAGCAGAGGACTGTCAGATGAAAAGGTACAGACAACAGTGAAAATTGACAAAATCCAACAAAATAGAATGCAGAAAACTCGTGCAAAATCTGCTTCACCAATTCTGTTGAGAACTGAGTTTCAACACAGTAGTTCTCAACCCCATAGACCAACTGATGGGAACCAGGAGCAACCCAAAACCTTTTGCACAGTAATAGATGAAAAAGCCTGCATGAAAAATGAAGACTGCAACAATGTTATGGAACTGTGGTATTTTAATAGCTTGCAAGACTGCAATAAAAAAGCTATGCGTAATCACAATGCAAACACTTCACCAACTGAACTATGCATAGAAACCCCGAAAAAGGATAGTTCAGAACTATTAAAGCAGTCATTGCAGGACCATGGAATTTCACAAGTGCATTGGAATGATGAAATTAAAGGAAGGGGTAATATGGAGAATGCTGAACCGCTGTTGTATTTAAGTGTTGCTAGTACAACTGAAGAGTCACCCAGTGTACCTGGCACTAAACAAAAAGATGCTGTGAGTAGAAATGTAAATATGAGGCTGTGTTCTTTGAGAAGAGTTCTTACTTGGCCATATGAAAAAAGCAAAAGGGATGAAAGCCAAAACACTTTAAATTCAGATGATTTTTTCAAGGCACCTTTCTGTATGCTCACTAGTGATCCTGGTGTCCCAGCAGCAGTCAGGAAAACAGAAGTCAAAGATGAACAAAATCAGTATAATTTCTATCTACATACTGTAAAGGAACAAAAGGCAATTCATGATTACAGCAGTGGTAAACCTAACTTaaagaaagaagcaaaaccagCAAACAAATTAGTATCTCCACTTAAGAAAGGAGCTAAGCAAATAGCCACAATGGAAAATGCATGCATCTCAGTGCCTGGGAAAGGATTCAGAGGCTCTGAGACTGTAAAAAAGAATAAGAATAACAAAGATATACCTTTGCAGGCTGGATTCTGCAGAGACAGTCTTCACTCGCCAGCATCCTCAGACAAATCTGgtcacacctcctccccatgtgaTAATACATTGCTTGAAAATAATGAATACACCTTCATTGATCTTTTGCATGAAGTCGTGGAAAATCGTGGGAGGTGGACCAGGCAGAGGTGGAAGCAGACCCATCAAGTGCGAATTGCTAGCCACCCCCCAATGAAATCAAAGTAA